The following are encoded together in the Sphingomonas insulae genome:
- the feoB gene encoding ferrous iron transporter B — protein MHASPLVALVGNPNAGKSALFNALTGARQKVGNYPGVTVERHSGRLVMDDGRPVELIDLPGAYSLEPSSPDERVTRDVVTGASSLERLPDALVVVVDAANLDNHLRFTLQLIALGLPVVVALNMVDLAERDGLTLDADVLARELGVPVIATVAVRKRGLDTLRAALDSALAVGGKRTPDVGAGTQDDIVHLQRRARQIATAATVSETAGRRWAHMLDSVALHPVAGPVLLVTILFVMFQAVFTWATVPADAIDAGFGWLQDAIKGVMPDGFARSLLTDGLIAGVGAVIVFLPQILILFLFILVLESSGYMVRAAFLMDRLMATVGLSGRAFIPLLSSFACAVPGIMATRVIEDEKDRLTTILIAPLMTCSARWPVYTLIIGAMIPNMPLAPFVRLQGVVMFGLLVIGIAGAYVAALVLRRTVTKGASSGFMMEMPKYQVPRIGDVLIGLWQRAIIFLKRAGTIIAATTVVLWLLLSFPKPPEGSGISPVDYSIGGRIGHGIEYVVKPIGFNRDIALALLPAMAAREVAVSAIGTVYAIDDKDGSGTDRITDQIRGRWTLPTALAFLMWFVFAPQCISTIAVTRRETNGWKWPLFMVGYLFAAAYIMAGLTYWLAVFAGL, from the coding sequence GTGCACGCATCCCCGCTGGTCGCGCTCGTCGGCAATCCCAATGCCGGCAAGAGCGCGCTGTTCAACGCACTGACCGGTGCGCGGCAAAAGGTCGGCAATTATCCCGGCGTCACCGTCGAACGCCATTCGGGCCGGCTGGTGATGGACGATGGCCGCCCGGTCGAACTGATCGACCTGCCCGGCGCCTATAGCCTCGAACCATCCAGCCCCGACGAGCGGGTCACCCGCGACGTCGTCACCGGCGCGAGCAGCCTGGAACGGCTGCCCGACGCGCTGGTCGTCGTGGTGGATGCCGCCAACCTCGACAATCACCTGCGCTTCACGTTGCAGCTGATCGCGCTCGGCCTGCCGGTGGTGGTGGCGCTCAACATGGTCGACCTGGCGGAACGCGACGGCTTGACGCTCGATGCCGACGTGCTGGCGCGCGAACTGGGCGTTCCGGTCATCGCGACGGTCGCGGTCCGCAAGCGCGGCTTGGACACGTTGCGCGCCGCGCTCGACAGCGCACTGGCGGTGGGCGGCAAGCGGACGCCCGACGTGGGCGCCGGCACGCAGGACGACATCGTCCATCTGCAACGCCGCGCACGCCAGATCGCGACCGCGGCGACCGTGTCGGAGACAGCGGGGCGGCGCTGGGCGCACATGCTCGATTCGGTCGCGCTGCATCCCGTCGCGGGGCCGGTACTGCTGGTGACGATCCTGTTCGTGATGTTCCAGGCGGTGTTCACCTGGGCCACCGTGCCGGCGGACGCCATCGATGCGGGCTTCGGGTGGTTGCAGGATGCGATCAAGGGCGTGATGCCCGACGGGTTCGCGCGATCGCTGCTGACCGACGGGCTGATCGCCGGCGTCGGTGCGGTCATCGTGTTCCTGCCGCAGATCCTGATCCTGTTCCTGTTCATCCTGGTGCTCGAATCGTCGGGCTACATGGTCCGGGCGGCATTCCTGATGGACCGGCTGATGGCGACCGTCGGACTGTCGGGCCGGGCCTTCATCCCGCTGCTGTCCAGCTTCGCCTGCGCGGTGCCCGGCATCATGGCGACGCGGGTGATCGAGGACGAGAAGGACCGGCTGACGACCATCCTGATCGCGCCGCTGATGACGTGCAGCGCGCGCTGGCCGGTCTACACGCTCATCATCGGCGCGATGATCCCCAACATGCCGCTGGCGCCGTTCGTGCGGTTGCAGGGCGTGGTGATGTTCGGGCTGCTGGTGATCGGCATCGCCGGTGCGTATGTCGCGGCGCTGGTGCTGCGGCGGACGGTGACCAAGGGCGCCTCGTCCGGGTTCATGATGGAGATGCCGAAATACCAGGTGCCGCGCATCGGCGACGTGCTGATCGGCCTGTGGCAGCGCGCGATCATCTTCCTGAAACGCGCCGGCACCATCATCGCCGCGACCACCGTCGTGCTGTGGCTGCTGCTGAGCTTTCCCAAGCCGCCGGAGGGCAGCGGCATCAGCCCGGTCGATTATTCGATCGGCGGGCGCATCGGCCACGGCATCGAATATGTCGTCAAGCCGATCGGCTTCAACCGCGACATCGCGCTGGCGCTGCTGCCGGCGATGGCGGCGCGCGAGGTCGCGGTGTCGGCGATCGGCACCGTCTATGCGATCGACGACAAGGACGGCAGCGGTACCGACCGGATCACCGACCAGATCCGCGGCCGCTGGACGCTGCCGACCGCGCTGGCGTTCCTGATGTGGTTCGTCTTCGCACCGCAGTGCATATCGACGATCGCGGTCACCCGTCGCGAGACGAACGGGTGGAAGTGGCCGTTGTTCATGGTTGGCTATTTGTTCGCCGCCGCCTACATCATGGCCGGACTCACCTATTGGCTGGCGGTGTTCGCCGGCCTGTAG
- the ssb gene encoding single-stranded DNA-binding protein, with translation MAGSVNKVILVGNLGRDPESRSFQNGGKVVNLRIATSESWKDKMSGERKEKTEWHSVAIFNEGLANVAERFLRKGSKVYIEGALQTRKWQDQQGNDKYSTEIVLQGFNSVLTMLDGPQGGGGGAGGRSGGGGDDWAGGDDFGGGSSSGGGGYGGGNRGGAPSGGGNRGGGGGGGFGQGGGFADDLDDDVPF, from the coding sequence ATGGCGGGCAGCGTCAACAAGGTCATTCTCGTCGGCAACCTGGGGCGCGACCCCGAATCGCGATCGTTCCAGAACGGCGGCAAGGTCGTCAATTTGCGCATCGCCACGTCCGAATCGTGGAAGGACAAGATGTCCGGCGAGCGCAAGGAAAAGACCGAATGGCATTCGGTCGCGATCTTCAACGAAGGCTTGGCGAACGTCGCCGAACGGTTCCTGCGCAAGGGATCGAAGGTGTATATCGAGGGCGCGCTGCAGACCCGCAAATGGCAGGACCAGCAGGGCAACGACAAATATTCGACCGAGATCGTGCTGCAGGGCTTCAACAGCGTCCTGACGATGCTGGATGGTCCGCAGGGCGGTGGTGGTGGCGCTGGCGGCCGTAGCGGCGGCGGCGGTGACGACTGGGCCGGCGGCGACGATTTCGGTGGCGGATCGTCGTCGGGCGGCGGCGGCTATGGCGGCGGCAATCGTGGCGGCGCGCCGTCGGGCGGCGGCAATCGCGGTGGCGGCGGCGGCGGCGGCTTTGGCCAGGGTGGAGGCTTCGCCGACGATCTCGACGACGACGTGCCGTTCTGA
- a CDS encoding YdcF family protein — protein sequence MIVRLMGLVALAWSLGFAVFMLLLPKPLEGNTTDAIVVPTGGAGRIDRGIALLQARQARRMLVTGVAPGVRPIDLAREYRTPPALFACCIDLGADAVDTRSNGEETAAWVKTHGYRTVRLVTSDWHVPRARMELSAAMGPGVRVLGDGVPSQPRLGTLVNEYNKLILRRAALWLGVGA from the coding sequence GTGATCGTCCGGCTGATGGGTCTCGTCGCGCTCGCCTGGAGCCTCGGCTTCGCGGTGTTCATGCTGCTGTTGCCCAAGCCGCTGGAGGGGAACACCACCGATGCGATCGTCGTGCCGACCGGCGGGGCGGGGCGCATCGATCGCGGCATCGCGTTGTTGCAAGCGCGGCAGGCGCGGCGGATGCTCGTCACCGGGGTTGCCCCCGGGGTACGGCCGATCGATCTGGCGCGCGAATATCGCACGCCTCCGGCGCTGTTCGCCTGCTGCATCGATCTTGGCGCGGATGCGGTGGACACGCGTTCGAACGGAGAGGAGACCGCCGCCTGGGTGAAGACCCATGGCTACCGGACGGTGCGGCTCGTGACGTCCGACTGGCACGTGCCGCGCGCGCGTATGGAATTGAGCGCTGCGATGGGGCCGGGCGTGCGCGTGCTGGGCGATGGCGTCCCGAGCCAGCCGCGGCTCGGCACCCTCGTCAACGAATATAACAAACTGATCCTGCGGCGCGCGGCGCTGTGGCTGGGAGTAGGCGCTTGA
- the hisC gene encoding histidinol-phosphate transaminase → MTAPAPKPWILGIAPYIPGRATSEDGRKVAKLSSNENPFGTPEAARAAYRDAATQLERYPDAAAVDLRAALAAHYGVEADRLIYGTGSDEVLHLAAGTFAGPGDEIIHVRYGFAVYEIATRRVGATPVVVADRDYATDVDAILAAVTERTKVVFVANPNNPTGTYSARDDIARLHAGLPRSVLLVLDQAYTEYLEPEDDDGGLELARTQPNVLVTRTFSKIFGLASERVGWGYASAEIINAMHRIRAPFAFSVGAQAAAIAALGDADFVAHSRSHNRMWRGWFAEQVDALPGLRAVPSKANFVLVLFEGAVTAEVAYKALMAAGYATRWLPGQGLPHGLRITIGTEAEMRDVVAVLRTEVERAA, encoded by the coding sequence ATGACCGCACCTGCCCCCAAGCCGTGGATCCTCGGCATCGCGCCCTATATTCCCGGCCGTGCCACCAGCGAGGACGGCCGCAAGGTCGCCAAGCTGTCGTCGAACGAAAACCCGTTCGGCACGCCGGAGGCCGCCCGCGCCGCCTATCGCGACGCGGCGACGCAGCTGGAACGCTACCCGGATGCCGCCGCGGTCGACCTGCGTGCCGCGCTGGCGGCACATTACGGGGTCGAGGCGGACCGGCTGATCTACGGCACCGGATCGGACGAGGTGCTGCACCTCGCCGCCGGGACCTTCGCGGGGCCGGGCGACGAGATCATCCACGTTCGCTACGGCTTTGCCGTGTACGAGATCGCGACCCGCCGCGTCGGCGCGACGCCGGTCGTGGTCGCCGACCGCGACTATGCGACCGATGTCGATGCGATCCTGGCGGCAGTGACAGAGCGGACCAAGGTCGTGTTCGTCGCCAATCCCAACAATCCGACCGGCACCTATTCGGCCCGCGACGATATCGCGCGGCTGCATGCCGGCCTGCCGCGATCGGTGCTGCTGGTCCTCGACCAGGCCTATACCGAATATCTTGAGCCGGAGGACGACGACGGCGGGCTGGAACTCGCCCGCACCCAACCCAACGTGCTGGTGACGCGCACCTTTTCCAAGATCTTCGGCCTGGCGTCGGAGCGGGTCGGCTGGGGCTATGCGAGTGCGGAGATCATCAATGCGATGCACCGCATCCGTGCCCCGTTCGCGTTCAGCGTCGGCGCGCAGGCGGCCGCGATCGCGGCGCTGGGCGATGCGGACTTCGTCGCGCACAGCCGCAGCCACAATCGCATGTGGCGCGGATGGTTCGCCGAACAGGTCGATGCCCTGCCCGGCCTGCGCGCGGTGCCGAGCAAGGCCAATTTCGTGCTGGTGCTGTTCGAGGGCGCGGTGACCGCCGAGGTCGCGTACAAGGCGCTGATGGCGGCAGGCTATGCGACCCGCTGGCTGCCCGGCCAGGGATTGCCGCACGGATTGCGCATCACGATCGGCACCGAAGCGGAGATGCGCGACGTGGTCGCCGTGCTGCGGACCGAGGTGGAACGCGCCGCCTGA
- the metW gene encoding methionine biosynthesis protein MetW: MSLRPDLAVIADHVAPGARVLDVGCGDGALMAALRDRRGCDARGLEIDAGNVAAAVGRGLSVIQGDADVDLAGYPDRSFDYAILSQTLQTARAPDVVLDHLLRIGARAFVSFPNFAQWRIRLSLLWGGRMPVTRQLPEQWYDTPNIHHVTIDDFRAFLHARRVVVEDAWFLSGDRQRSSAAANLLAQHAVFLLRR; encoded by the coding sequence ATGAGCCTGCGTCCCGATCTGGCGGTGATCGCCGACCATGTCGCGCCGGGCGCGCGGGTGCTCGACGTCGGCTGTGGCGACGGCGCGCTGATGGCGGCGCTGCGCGACCGTCGCGGCTGCGATGCACGTGGGCTGGAAATCGATGCCGGCAACGTCGCCGCCGCGGTCGGGCGCGGCCTGTCGGTGATCCAGGGCGACGCGGACGTCGATCTCGCCGGCTATCCCGATCGCAGCTTCGACTATGCGATCCTCAGCCAGACGTTGCAGACCGCGCGCGCGCCCGATGTCGTGCTCGACCACCTGCTGCGCATCGGCGCCCGCGCCTTCGTCAGCTTCCCCAACTTCGCCCAATGGCGCATCCGCCTGTCGCTGCTGTGGGGTGGCCGCATGCCGGTGACGCGGCAGCTGCCCGAACAATGGTATGACACGCCGAACATCCACCACGTGACCATCGACGATTTCCGCGCGTTCCTGCATGCGCGTCGCGTCGTGGTCGAGGACGCGTGGTTCCTCTCCGGCGATCGCCAGCGCAGCTCCGCGGCGGCCAACCTGCTGGCCCAGCATGCCGTATTCCTGCTGCGGCGCTGA
- a CDS encoding sensor histidine kinase, producing MDAYDLESLRNSAALNRITDFAAALCEAPVALVSLVEETRQTFISRSGLDITETSRETSFCAHAMLGDHIMVVPDATRDPRFVDNALVTGDLHIRFYAGAPLISDDGIPLGSLCVIDTKPREGLTPLQMQGLSTLADNVMARLRDSRDAAAWRATERDTRRRLIDSEDRFRTLADTMPQMVWSTLPDGYHDYYNARWYEFTGTPQGSTDGEGWNDVFHPDDQERAWAVWRDSLTTGNPYQIEYRLRHFDGTYRWVLGRALPIRDDTGRITRWFGTCTDIHEQKLALHEREVISQELSHRIKNIFAVISGLISFAARSRPDFAPIAADLRQRITALGRAHDFVRPHSPASRPSAQQDSLHGLLGELFEPYRRDDRLPITITGDEIAIDDRSATPLALLFHELATNATKYGALSTHDGAVDIAIARDGPLVTMRWSERGGPVVVEPVGVQGFGSQLIELSAVRQLGGTVTREWRAAGLVMTVSVPLTAFSRT from the coding sequence ATGGATGCCTATGACCTCGAATCGCTGCGCAACAGCGCCGCGCTGAACCGGATCACCGACTTCGCCGCGGCACTGTGCGAGGCGCCCGTGGCGTTGGTCAGCCTGGTTGAGGAAACCCGCCAGACCTTCATCTCGCGCAGCGGGCTCGACATCACCGAGACGTCGCGGGAGACGTCGTTCTGCGCGCACGCGATGCTGGGCGACCACATCATGGTCGTACCGGACGCGACGCGCGATCCGCGCTTCGTCGACAATGCGCTGGTGACCGGCGACCTCCACATCCGCTTCTACGCCGGGGCGCCGCTGATCTCGGACGACGGCATCCCGCTGGGATCGCTGTGCGTGATCGACACCAAACCGCGCGAAGGGCTGACCCCGCTGCAGATGCAGGGATTGTCGACGCTGGCGGACAATGTGATGGCTCGGCTGCGCGACAGCCGCGACGCCGCGGCATGGCGCGCCACGGAGCGGGACACCCGCCGCCGATTGATCGACAGCGAGGACCGTTTCCGCACGCTGGCGGATACGATGCCGCAGATGGTGTGGTCGACGCTGCCCGACGGCTATCACGATTATTACAACGCGCGCTGGTACGAATTCACCGGCACGCCGCAGGGATCGACCGATGGCGAGGGATGGAACGACGTGTTCCATCCGGACGACCAGGAGCGCGCCTGGGCCGTGTGGCGCGATTCGCTGACGACCGGCAACCCGTACCAGATCGAATATCGGCTGCGCCATTTTGACGGCACCTATCGCTGGGTGCTGGGGCGCGCGCTGCCGATCCGCGACGATACCGGGCGCATCACGCGGTGGTTCGGCACCTGTACCGATATCCACGAACAGAAGCTGGCGCTGCACGAGCGCGAGGTCATCAGCCAGGAGCTGTCGCACCGGATCAAGAACATCTTTGCGGTGATTTCCGGCCTGATTTCGTTCGCGGCGCGCAGCCGGCCCGATTTCGCGCCGATCGCCGCCGACCTGCGTCAGCGCATCACCGCATTGGGCCGCGCGCACGATTTCGTCCGCCCGCACAGTCCGGCATCGCGGCCATCGGCGCAGCAGGACAGTCTGCACGGCCTGCTCGGCGAATTGTTCGAACCCTATCGCCGCGACGATCGCCTGCCGATCACGATCACCGGCGACGAGATCGCGATCGACGACCGGTCGGCGACTCCGCTGGCGCTGCTGTTCCACGAACTGGCGACCAACGCGACGAAATATGGTGCGCTGTCGACGCACGACGGAGCGGTGGACATCGCCATCGCGCGCGATGGCCCCCTGGTGACGATGCGCTGGAGCGAACGCGGCGGTCCGGTGGTGGTCGAACCGGTGGGTGTACAGGGGTTCGGCAGTCAGCTGATCGAACTATCGGCCGTCCGCCAGTTGGGCGGTACGGTCACGCGCGAATGGCGGGCGGCGGGCCTGGTGATGACGGTGTCCGTCCCGCTGACGGCGTTCAGCCGGACCTAG
- a CDS encoding response regulator gives MTKTALIVEDEIFVALDLERILVDAGYHVAGIAADSASAIEAAPGCGFAFVDVNLRDGPTGPGIAERMARDYGMKVVFVTANPSQIDCEGDCAIGYIRKPFSEAAILAAAAMASDDHDVAPANDDVVMLRPAAG, from the coding sequence ATGACCAAGACCGCTTTGATCGTCGAGGACGAGATCTTCGTAGCCCTCGACCTGGAGCGTATCCTCGTCGACGCGGGTTATCATGTCGCCGGGATCGCTGCCGATAGTGCCAGCGCGATCGAAGCTGCGCCGGGGTGTGGCTTCGCCTTCGTCGACGTCAACCTCCGCGATGGTCCGACCGGACCGGGCATCGCCGAGCGCATGGCCCGCGATTACGGGATGAAGGTCGTGTTCGTCACCGCCAACCCGTCGCAGATCGATTGCGAGGGCGACTGCGCCATCGGTTACATTCGCAAGCCGTTCAGCGAGGCGGCGATCCTGGCGGCAGCAGCGATGGCCAGCGACGACCATGACGTGGCGCCTGCCAACGACGACGTCGTGATGCTCAGGCCGGCGGCCGGCTGA
- a CDS encoding cell division protein FtsX — protein MTWVMAIMLFLTILAAALGLGTRQSARALERQLAGRLTVQVVEGSPVVRDALAARTLAVLRALPDVRRATAVDRAELARLLEPWLGSAGADTDLPVPAMIDVDLASGADPDRIVAAVRRIGPASRVDRHQRWMSPVSGFLDTLTWLALGLVVLMLTATAAVVVLAARAGLETHRATIEVMHMLGSTDVQVARLFQRRIALDAAIGGAAGSAAALAMLVFLGTRLAALGSELLGGITLGAGDWAVLVLLPVAFVVLAMAAARMTIVGALRQSL, from the coding sequence ATGACCTGGGTCATGGCGATCATGCTGTTCCTGACCATCCTCGCCGCCGCGCTCGGCCTTGGCACGCGCCAGTCCGCCCGGGCGCTGGAACGGCAACTCGCCGGCCGCCTGACCGTGCAGGTCGTGGAGGGCAGCCCGGTCGTGCGCGATGCCCTGGCGGCGCGGACTCTGGCGGTCCTGCGCGCGCTGCCGGACGTCCGGCGTGCGACCGCCGTCGATCGCGCCGAACTGGCCCGCCTGCTCGAACCCTGGCTGGGCAGCGCCGGCGCCGACACCGACCTGCCGGTGCCGGCCATGATCGACGTCGACCTCGCCAGCGGTGCCGATCCCGACCGCATCGTCGCCGCGGTAAGGCGGATCGGCCCGGCCAGCCGGGTCGATCGCCACCAGCGCTGGATGTCCCCGGTCAGCGGCTTTCTGGACACGCTGACCTGGCTGGCCCTCGGCCTCGTCGTGCTGATGCTCACCGCCACCGCCGCGGTCGTGGTGCTCGCCGCGCGCGCCGGGCTGGAAACGCATCGGGCGACGATCGAGGTGATGCATATGCTCGGGTCGACCGACGTACAGGTCGCCCGGCTGTTCCAGCGGCGGATCGCGCTGGATGCGGCGATCGGCGGCGCGGCCGGCAGCGCCGCGGCATTGGCGATGCTGGTGTTCCTGGGGACGCGGCTGGCGGCGCTGGGATCGGAATTGCTCGGCGGCATCACGCTCGGCGCGGGCGACTGGGCGGTGCTGGTGCTGTTGCCGGTCGCCTTCGTCGTCCTGGCGATGGCGGCGGCACGGATGACCATCGTCGGCGCGCTGAGGCAGTCGCTGTGA
- a CDS encoding lysophospholipid acyltransferase family protein: protein MNRLRTLLFSILFYGLSVPIVLSVPISALFGRAAVIRHAHVWALMHRLLYRTVMGIRVVVEGQVPAGALFFAAKHQAMFETLELQLVLGGPAMVIKRELSKLPFWGWAAMRYGGIVADREASAGALRSMMRDAKALKAEGRSILIYPEGTRVSPGERPPLQSGFAGLYRALGLPVVPIALDTGMVWPKRGAKRPGVVTIRLGEVIPAGLPRAEIEERVHAAINVLDR, encoded by the coding sequence TTGAACCGGTTGCGGACCCTCCTGTTCTCCATTCTGTTCTATGGCCTGTCGGTGCCGATCGTGCTGTCCGTGCCGATCTCCGCATTGTTCGGGCGCGCCGCGGTCATCCGCCACGCGCATGTCTGGGCGCTGATGCACCGGCTGCTGTACCGCACCGTCATGGGCATCCGCGTGGTGGTGGAGGGGCAGGTGCCGGCCGGCGCATTGTTCTTCGCCGCCAAGCATCAGGCGATGTTCGAAACGCTGGAACTGCAACTGGTGCTCGGTGGACCGGCGATGGTCATCAAGCGCGAACTCAGCAAGCTCCCGTTCTGGGGCTGGGCGGCGATGCGATATGGCGGCATCGTCGCCGATCGCGAGGCATCGGCCGGCGCGCTGCGATCGATGATGCGCGACGCCAAGGCGCTGAAAGCGGAAGGGCGCTCTATCCTGATCTATCCCGAAGGCACCCGGGTGTCGCCGGGTGAGCGGCCGCCGCTGCAATCGGGTTTCGCCGGCCTGTATCGCGCGCTCGGGCTGCCGGTGGTGCCGATCGCGCTGGATACCGGAATGGTGTGGCCCAAGCGGGGCGCCAAGCGCCCCGGCGTGGTGACGATCCGCCTGGGCGAGGTGATCCCGGCGGGCCTGCCGCGCGCCGAGATCGAAGAGCGCGTGCATGCCGCGATCAACGTGCTGGATCGCTAG
- a CDS encoding prephenate/arogenate dehydrogenase family protein yields the protein MLPFARVTIIGLGLIGSSVARGVRAAMPTVRITGYDADPEVRGIADRIALADDIADSAGAAVIDADLVMLCVPVGAMGAVAAEFVDDLPPDAIVSDVGGSKESVLAALRAVLPDATIVPGHPVAGTEHSGPEAGFATLFRGRWCILTPEDGTPDAPVVRLRTFWETLGAQVEIMTPKHHDLVLAVTSHVPHLIAYSIVGTASDLEEVTQSEVIKFSAGGFRDFTRIAASDPVMWRDVFLNNREAVLEILQRLTEDVTMLQRAIRWGDGDQLFDLFTRTRAIRRSIIEQGQDDAKADFGRSH from the coding sequence ATGCTGCCGTTCGCGCGCGTCACCATCATCGGCCTGGGGCTGATCGGATCGTCGGTCGCGCGCGGCGTGCGGGCGGCGATGCCGACGGTGCGCATCACGGGCTATGATGCCGACCCGGAGGTGCGCGGGATCGCCGACCGCATCGCACTGGCCGACGATATCGCCGACAGCGCAGGCGCCGCGGTGATCGATGCGGATCTGGTGATGCTGTGCGTCCCCGTCGGCGCGATGGGCGCGGTGGCCGCCGAATTCGTCGACGATCTGCCGCCCGATGCGATCGTCAGCGACGTCGGCGGTTCGAAGGAAAGCGTGCTCGCCGCGTTGCGCGCCGTGTTGCCGGACGCGACGATCGTCCCGGGCCATCCCGTGGCGGGTACCGAACATAGCGGTCCCGAGGCCGGCTTCGCGACGCTGTTCCGGGGCCGCTGGTGCATCCTGACGCCGGAAGACGGCACGCCCGACGCCCCCGTCGTGCGCCTGCGCACCTTTTGGGAAACGCTCGGCGCGCAGGTCGAGATCATGACCCCGAAGCACCACGACCTGGTGCTGGCGGTGACCAGCCACGTGCCGCACCTCATCGCCTATTCCATCGTGGGCACCGCCAGCGACCTGGAAGAAGTGACGCAGTCCGAGGTCATCAAATTTTCTGCGGGCGGCTTTCGGGATTTCACGCGGATCGCCGCATCCGACCCGGTGATGTGGCGCGATGTCTTCCTCAACAATCGCGAGGCGGTGCTGGAGATCCTCCAGCGGCTGACCGAGGATGTGACGATGCTGCAGCGCGCGATCCGCTGGGGCGACGGCGACCAGTTGTTCGATCTGTTCACCCGCACCCGCGCCATCCGTCGTTCGATCATCGAACAGGGGCAGGACGATGCCAAGGCCGACTTCGGGCGGAGCCACTAG
- a CDS encoding GNAT family N-acetyltransferase: MIELDDDRARLDVARVHGWLASSYWSPGIDRALVERAIAGSHCLGAYRDGEQVGYARAITDHATFAWIADVWIDVPARGQGLGRRMVGWFVDHPRFAGIRRIALVTADAHGVYAALGFHPPLRPDRYMERLSADAAAMLRMAP; this comes from the coding sequence ATGATCGAACTGGACGACGACCGCGCGCGGCTCGACGTCGCGCGGGTGCATGGCTGGCTCGCATCGAGCTACTGGTCGCCGGGTATCGACCGCGCGCTGGTCGAGCGTGCCATCGCCGGCTCGCATTGCCTGGGCGCCTATCGCGACGGCGAACAGGTCGGCTATGCGCGCGCGATCACCGATCACGCGACCTTTGCCTGGATCGCCGACGTCTGGATCGACGTCCCTGCCCGCGGCCAGGGGCTGGGGCGGCGGATGGTCGGCTGGTTCGTCGATCACCCCCGGTTCGCCGGTATCCGCCGTATCGCGCTGGTCACCGCCGATGCGCACGGGGTCTATGCGGCGCTTGGATTTCATCCGCCGCTTCGTCCCGATCGCTACATGGAGCGTCTGTCGGCGGATGCGGCGGCGATGCTGCGGATGGCACCATGA
- the metX gene encoding homoserine O-acetyltransferase MetX, with product MSDDMRFGLSRQATLPGPLRLDGGVLLSPVDIAYETYGTLAPDGGNAILICHALTGDQHVASDHPRTGKPGWWTRMIGPGKPIDPARDFIVCSNVLGSCMGSSGPASINPATGRPWGMAFPVITIRDMVRAQAMLLDHLGVDRLKAVVGGSMGGMQALSWPATFPDRVGAVVVIASTARHTAQNIAFHEVGRQAIMADPTWAGGDYYGGEPPAAGLAVARMAAHITYLSEAGLTEKFGRRLQAREAKSFGFDADFQVESYLRHQGLSFVDRFDANSYLYITRAMDYFDLAEEHGGLLANAFRATRARFCLVSFDTDWLYPTIESRSIVQALNAAGAPVSFVELSSPYGHDAFLLDAPEMNRVVDGFLKGGR from the coding sequence ATGTCGGACGATATGCGCTTCGGGCTGTCCCGCCAGGCGACGTTGCCGGGGCCGCTGCGCCTCGATGGCGGCGTGCTGCTGTCGCCGGTCGACATCGCCTACGAAACCTATGGCACGCTGGCGCCCGATGGCGGCAATGCGATCCTGATCTGCCATGCGTTGACCGGCGACCAGCATGTCGCATCGGACCATCCGCGGACCGGCAAACCCGGCTGGTGGACGCGGATGATCGGCCCGGGCAAGCCGATCGACCCTGCGCGCGACTTTATCGTCTGCAGCAACGTGCTGGGCAGCTGCATGGGATCGTCGGGCCCGGCCAGCATCAACCCGGCGACCGGACGGCCGTGGGGCATGGCCTTTCCGGTCATCACCATCCGCGACATGGTGCGGGCGCAGGCGATGCTGCTCGACCACCTCGGCGTGGACCGGCTGAAGGCGGTGGTGGGCGGTTCGATGGGCGGGATGCAGGCGCTCAGTTGGCCCGCGACCTTCCCGGACCGCGTCGGCGCCGTCGTGGTAATCGCCTCCACCGCCCGCCACACCGCGCAGAACATCGCCTTCCACGAGGTCGGGCGACAGGCGATCATGGCCGATCCGACCTGGGCCGGCGGCGATTATTATGGCGGCGAACCGCCGGCGGCGGGCCTCGCCGTCGCGCGCATGGCCGCCCACATCACCTATCTGTCGGAAGCCGGCCTGACCGAGAAGTTCGGCCGGCGCCTGCAGGCGCGCGAGGCGAAGAGCTTCGGCTTCGACGCCGATTTTCAGGTCGAAAGCTATCTGCGCCACCAGGGGTTGAGCTTCGTCGACCGGTTCGATGCCAACAGCTATCTCTACATCACCCGCGCGATGGACTATTTCGACCTTGCCGAGGAACATGGCGGGCTGCTCGCCAATGCCTTTCGCGCCACCCGCGCGCGCTTCTGCCTCGTCAGCTTCGATACCGACTGGCTGTACCCGACGATCGAATCGCGCAGCATCGTTCAGGCGCTCAACGCCGCCGGAGCGCCGGTCAGCTTCGTCGAACTGTCCAGCCCCTATGGCCATGACGCTTTCCTGCTCGATGCGCCGGAGATGAACCGCGTCGTCGACGGGTTCCTGAAGGGGGGACGATGA